The following proteins come from a genomic window of Kocuria palustris:
- a CDS encoding FGGY family carbohydrate kinase, whose protein sequence is MSISGTVIGVDSSTQSCKVMVVDAATGQILSRGSAPHPDGTSVDPREWTKALNQAWDAAGARERSDVLGVGVSAQQHGMVALDSAGAPVHDALLWNDVRSAPQARAMVEELEISGWVEATGSAPVTSITLTKLAWLRENVPEAAARVERVGLPHDWLVSELTGGAWITDRSEASGSGWFDPASGSIREDLLERWFGAAPQVPEVLAPHASAGTITSDWLPNSPGAVVSAGCGDNAGGGLGLGIGHGDVVVSVGTSGTVFAHSPHPIADPTGVTSGFADATGAYLPLLCTLNAARVMARTSDLLGTDLDEFDALAAAGDPDCSGLTLLPYLDGERTPNLPDAAGRWHGVTGASLTRENMARSSVLSVANSLADCLEVLRTLDVPIERALLIGGGSRSATLRTALTHVLGVDIDVPAPDEYVALGGARQAYWAAQGELPAWTAGTEGSQHLPAAQDDGADAFRARYSAMRRQLEEELAG, encoded by the coding sequence GTGAGCATCAGCGGTACCGTCATCGGGGTGGACTCCTCCACCCAGTCCTGCAAGGTCATGGTCGTCGACGCCGCCACGGGGCAGATCCTCTCTCGCGGCTCCGCCCCGCACCCGGACGGGACCTCGGTGGACCCCCGGGAATGGACCAAGGCGCTGAATCAGGCCTGGGACGCCGCCGGAGCCCGCGAGCGCTCGGACGTGCTGGGCGTGGGCGTCTCCGCGCAGCAGCACGGCATGGTGGCCCTGGACTCGGCCGGCGCGCCGGTCCACGACGCCCTGCTGTGGAACGACGTCCGCAGCGCCCCACAGGCCCGGGCCATGGTCGAGGAGCTCGAGATCTCCGGCTGGGTCGAGGCCACCGGCTCCGCGCCCGTCACCTCCATCACGCTGACCAAGCTGGCCTGGCTGCGCGAGAACGTCCCGGAGGCCGCGGCACGCGTTGAGCGCGTGGGCCTGCCGCACGACTGGCTGGTCTCAGAGCTGACCGGCGGCGCCTGGATCACGGACCGCTCCGAGGCCTCGGGCTCGGGCTGGTTCGACCCCGCCTCCGGCTCGATCCGCGAGGACCTCCTGGAGCGCTGGTTCGGGGCGGCCCCGCAGGTCCCCGAGGTCCTCGCACCCCACGCCTCCGCCGGCACCATCACCTCGGACTGGCTCCCGAACAGCCCCGGCGCGGTGGTCTCGGCCGGGTGCGGAGACAACGCCGGCGGCGGGCTCGGCCTGGGCATCGGCCACGGCGATGTCGTGGTCTCGGTCGGCACCTCGGGCACGGTCTTCGCCCACAGCCCGCACCCGATCGCGGACCCCACGGGCGTCACCTCCGGCTTCGCCGACGCCACCGGCGCCTACCTGCCGCTGCTGTGCACGCTCAACGCCGCCCGGGTCATGGCCAGGACCTCGGACCTGCTCGGCACCGACCTGGACGAGTTCGACGCCCTTGCGGCCGCCGGCGACCCAGACTGCTCGGGGCTGACGCTGCTGCCGTACCTGGACGGCGAGCGCACCCCCAACCTCCCTGACGCCGCCGGGCGCTGGCACGGCGTCACGGGCGCCTCGCTCACGCGCGAGAACATGGCCCGCAGCTCGGTGCTGTCCGTCGCGAACTCGCTGGCCGACTGCCTCGAGGTGCTGCGGACCCTGGACGTCCCGATCGAGCGCGCCCTGCTGATCGGCGGCGGCTCGCGCTCCGCCACTCTGCGCACGGCCCTCACCCATGTGCTGGGCGTCGACATCGACGTCCCCGCCCCGGATGAGTACGTGGCCCTGGGCGGTGCGCGCCAGGCCTACTGGGCCGCGCAGGGCGAGCTGCCCGCCTGGACCGCCGGCACCGAGGGCTCCCAGCATCTGCCCGCCGCCCAGGACGACGGGGCCGACGCCTTCCGCGCCCGCTACAGCGCCATGCGCCGCCAGCTCGAGGAGGAGCTGGCCGGCTGA